The Opitutaceae bacterium genome window below encodes:
- a CDS encoding Eco57I restriction-modification methylase domain-containing protein, protein MGALHRLVDLLQKLDPNNESWKRDRLAEARRYRALLEQSGTDIPVCGSGAARQTGMSASLSELAACDARIADIEKSFDTRYHALDFARKLYLIENSIYGVDIQPIATQIAKLRFFISLVVDQKVEGGPEGGADIPVCQDGKWQTGMSAPPWNMGIRPLPNLETRFVAADTLIPIEKSESDLFSKDLDRLRSELAEIRHGHFNARSPAAKRKWREADEAKRREISAMLEDSHALSKETSRKLAAWDPYDQNTHAPFFDAEWMFGIKGGIQGGADIPVCDSPQRQTRVSAPPSEGPFDIVIGNPPYVRMEQIKHYKDEFSASYACFNPRADLFVYFFEAGIRLLREGGTFSFITSNKWFRAGYGEKLRVWLNRNTRVLQLIDFGDAPVFTAIAYPSIAILQRVGKPVSESANLRAFNWEEGPPVETFADVFARKSFTMPQSALAADGWRLEGDSKREILQRLRETCTSLGDYVNGAWYRGVITGLNEAFIIDTDRRASLIAQDPKSAELIRPLLRGRDIKRWRLDWAGLYIIVFPFGFHAELKRYPAILKHLRQFEDELRQRGQCTSSRDGKAEGQHHWLELDNNPKQSFLDAFAQSKIIVPAISGTVNVAVDLDGYFANNKASIFVSERARFLAGVVNSPVAFWFTQQVFATKQGGFFDFEPRYSSQWPIPSASDTQQRAIEQLVDYLLFLNRHFADHPEAASTRDPLMLAYWEQILTGLVYELYFPEELHAAGLRLFDLVEQSVGQTFLSALPPKDADRNVCATFLKTLRTKFEELHDASHPLKVALQKLQTLETVRSIEGKE, encoded by the coding sequence ATGGGCGCACTCCACCGTCTCGTTGACCTCCTTCAGAAACTCGACCCCAACAACGAATCCTGGAAACGCGACCGCCTCGCCGAGGCCCGCCGCTACCGCGCCCTGCTCGAACAAAGTGGCACAGACATTCCTGTCTGTGGTTCAGGGGCAGCAAGGCAGACAGGAATGTCTGCCTCACTCTCCGAGCTCGCCGCCTGCGATGCTCGGATCGCCGACATCGAAAAATCCTTCGACACCCGCTACCACGCCCTCGATTTCGCGAGAAAACTCTACCTCATCGAGAACTCGATCTACGGCGTGGACATCCAGCCCATCGCCACGCAGATCGCCAAGCTCCGCTTCTTCATCTCCCTCGTCGTGGACCAGAAGGTGGAAGGAGGCCCTGAAGGTGGGGCAGACATTCCTGTCTGCCAGGATGGAAAATGGCAGACAGGAATGTCTGCCCCACCTTGGAACATGGGCATCCGCCCCCTCCCGAATCTGGAAACCCGATTCGTCGCCGCCGACACCCTCATCCCCATCGAAAAATCGGAGAGCGATCTGTTTTCCAAGGACCTGGACCGCCTCCGGAGCGAGCTCGCCGAAATCCGCCACGGACATTTCAACGCCCGAAGCCCGGCTGCGAAACGCAAGTGGCGCGAGGCCGACGAAGCCAAGCGCCGCGAAATCTCCGCCATGCTGGAGGACAGCCACGCGCTGTCCAAGGAAACTTCGCGCAAGCTCGCGGCCTGGGATCCTTACGATCAGAACACCCACGCGCCCTTCTTCGATGCTGAATGGATGTTCGGCATCAAAGGTGGGATTCAAGGTGGCGCAGACATTCCTGTCTGCGATTCGCCTCAACGGCAGACAAGAGTGTCTGCCCCACCTTCTGAGGGCCCATTCGACATTGTCATCGGCAACCCGCCCTATGTGCGGATGGAGCAGATCAAGCACTACAAGGACGAGTTCAGCGCCAGCTACGCCTGCTTCAATCCGCGTGCCGACCTGTTCGTCTATTTCTTCGAAGCCGGCATTCGCCTCCTTCGCGAGGGAGGCACTTTTAGTTTCATTACGTCCAACAAGTGGTTTCGCGCTGGCTACGGCGAGAAACTTCGGGTGTGGCTCAACCGGAATACCCGCGTCCTACAATTGATCGATTTTGGCGATGCGCCCGTCTTCACCGCGATCGCTTATCCCAGCATCGCGATTCTTCAGCGCGTTGGGAAACCGGTATCAGAAAGTGCGAACCTGCGCGCCTTCAATTGGGAAGAGGGTCCGCCGGTCGAAACTTTCGCCGACGTGTTTGCCCGCAAGAGCTTCACCATGCCGCAATCCGCGCTCGCCGCTGACGGCTGGCGACTCGAAGGCGACTCGAAGCGCGAAATCCTCCAGCGTCTGCGTGAAACCTGCACCTCCCTTGGCGACTACGTTAACGGAGCGTGGTATCGTGGAGTGATCACCGGACTAAACGAAGCCTTCATCATTGACACCGATCGTCGGGCCTCGCTCATCGCGCAAGATCCGAAGTCGGCTGAACTGATTCGACCCCTGTTGCGCGGTCGCGACATCAAACGGTGGCGTCTCGATTGGGCTGGACTCTATATCATTGTTTTCCCGTTCGGCTTTCACGCCGAACTCAAACGTTATCCGGCCATCCTGAAGCATCTGAGGCAATTCGAGGATGAGCTGCGCCAGCGCGGGCAATGCACTTCCTCGCGCGATGGCAAAGCCGAAGGACAGCACCACTGGCTCGAACTCGACAACAATCCCAAGCAGTCATTCCTCGACGCGTTCGCTCAGTCCAAGATCATCGTGCCCGCAATCTCCGGCACGGTGAATGTCGCCGTCGATCTCGACGGCTACTTCGCCAACAACAAGGCGAGCATCTTTGTCAGCGAGCGCGCCCGGTTTTTGGCCGGAGTCGTAAACTCACCAGTCGCTTTCTGGTTCACACAGCAGGTCTTCGCTACCAAGCAGGGTGGGTTTTTCGATTTCGAACCCCGCTATTCATCCCAATGGCCGATCCCCTCTGCGAGCGATACGCAGCAGCGAGCCATAGAACAGCTCGTCGATTACCTTCTTTTCCTAAACCGCCACTTCGCCGACCACCCCGAGGCGGCGAGCACGCGCGACCCATTGATGCTGGCGTATTGGGAGCAGATCCTGACCGGGCTGGTGTATGAACTGTATTTCCCGGAGGAGCTGCACGCCGCCGGGCTTCGACTCTTCGATCTGGTGGAGCAGAGTGTGGGGCAGACATTCCTGTCTGCCCTTCCGCCCAAAGACGCAGACAGGAATGTCTGCGCCACCTTCCTGAAAACCCTCCGCACGAAGTTCGAGGAA